A single Klebsiella variicola DNA region contains:
- a CDS encoding ABC transporter permease translates to MSKALAVNATVSGRQRFFDFLYKWGMLLTVVLLVAVFGLASDNFLDPFNIINILRSIAIVTVIAIGVSISLTIGGFDLSVGSTASLANALVISLFVWHGLGTTEAILITLALCTLVGLFNAFLIVVLRIPDMLATLASLFVIQGVAMTYSYGGSITENMVLPSGEMAEGIIPAGFGALGQVPTIVIIMLVVTMVAQLALSFTTHGRRMYAIGGNPEAARLSGLRITRYKVAAYVIASLLAGLGGILLASRIGSSQVNAGGGYLMDAVAAAWIGFSLAGSGKPNALGTLVGAVILGVLSNGLVMLSVPYYAMDIIKGLVLAGALALTYFQRRT, encoded by the coding sequence GTGAGCAAGGCCCTGGCAGTAAACGCGACGGTATCGGGCCGTCAGCGATTTTTTGATTTTCTCTATAAGTGGGGCATGTTGCTGACCGTGGTGCTGCTGGTGGCGGTCTTTGGCCTCGCCTCGGACAACTTCCTTGATCCGTTCAACATCATCAACATTCTGCGCTCGATCGCGATTGTCACGGTGATTGCCATCGGGGTGTCGATTTCTCTCACCATTGGCGGCTTTGATCTGTCGGTGGGATCGACGGCATCGCTGGCTAACGCGCTGGTGATTTCCCTGTTTGTCTGGCATGGCCTGGGGACCACCGAAGCGATTCTGATCACCCTCGCGCTCTGCACCTTGGTGGGGCTGTTTAACGCCTTTCTGATCGTGGTGCTGCGCATTCCTGACATGCTCGCCACCCTGGCCAGCCTGTTTGTGATTCAGGGCGTGGCGATGACCTACAGCTACGGCGGTTCGATTACTGAAAACATGGTGCTGCCGAGCGGCGAGATGGCGGAAGGCATTATCCCGGCGGGCTTTGGCGCGCTGGGGCAGGTGCCGACCATCGTCATCATCATGCTGGTGGTGACGATGGTCGCCCAGCTGGCGCTGTCGTTCACCACCCACGGACGGCGGATGTACGCCATCGGCGGCAACCCGGAGGCCGCGCGGCTCTCCGGCCTGCGGATCACTCGTTACAAAGTCGCAGCATACGTGATTGCCTCGCTGCTGGCCGGGCTGGGCGGCATTCTGCTGGCCTCGCGTATCGGATCCTCGCAGGTCAACGCCGGCGGCGGCTATCTGATGGACGCGGTGGCGGCGGCATGGATCGGCTTTTCGCTGGCGGGCTCCGGTAAACCGAACGCCCTGGGGACGCTGGTGGGGGCGGTGATCCTCGGCGTGCTCTCCAACGGGCTGGTGATGCTCTCGGTGCCGTATTACGCGATGGACATTATTAAAGGGTTGGTCCTGGCTGGCGCGCTGGCACTGACCTATTTTCAGCGCCGTACTTAA